Below is a genomic region from Methanosphaera sp. ISO3-F5.
ATAATCCATAACCTCACTCAGAGCAACAAACTCGTCCCGTTTAATCAAAGACTCAACAATACTAGTGTCAATAACAGCACCATTAGTCTCATTACTCGTTGAAGGAACACATGAAGGAACAGTGAAGAAAAACTTCAAAGGAGCATACTTAGCATCATTAACCATGTACTCAATACCCTCCAAACCCATAACATTAGCAATCTCATGAGGATCATTAACAACAGCAGTAGTACCATGACGAAGAGCAACCTCCGCGAAACGTGAAGGAGTCACCATAGAACTTTCAATATGGGTATGACAATCAATAAAACCAGGAACAATAATATCCGGAAAATACTGGTCCACTTCCCTAATAGACTCAATAATACCATTAGTAACCTTAATTTCCCCAGGATAAATCTCATCAGTAAACACATTTAAAATATTACCTTTAATAATCATATCAATATCACCCGAATAATTAAATATTCAAAGATAAAGCAGAAACCGTAAATATCAACACTAATCAAATAATGCACGTCCACATAACAACAAAAAAAATAATCATAAAAAAATAATAATAATATTGCACGTCCCTAATAATACTTGCATCAAAGTCGTCGAGTTTCCACCTACACTAACAGGCATCAAATAATTATAAAAACGAAAAAAAAATTTTTCCATCCAAATAATAAAATATTCCTTATAAATATTTATGTAAAATATCGTATAAATAATAGGCACATTATGAAAACATTATCAACGATAACAAAAAATTCACAAAGGAAACATAACAAAACAAAAATCAATTAATATACTAAAATAATACTTTACGAAAAAACATGAAGAAAATTATAAAATAAAATGGGGGTTAAAAGGTTAAAGTAGAAAAAAAAGTTATACTTTAACTATTTTACTTGTCTCATTACGAGCTCCAAGATATGCCTGACGATCACCAGTCACAATCATAACACTCTTAACCTTAATAGTCTTATCTAACTGAATATTCTTAAGATTTATTTTACCATCAGTGACCTGGAAGTTCTGTGTCTTACCAGTACTAGGGTTAACATAGCTTCTACCATTAATCTTAATGTTCACCTGGTTAGTTCCTATCACATTCTTACCCTTATAATCCTTGATTGTTGCCTGTACACTTAGAACATTCTTACTGTTAACACTTGTCTTTGCTATGTTGATTGTCACAGGACTTCTCTCCACATGGAATACGCCAGTGTCTCTAGTATCTGGGTAGTAAGTGTCACTTACCAGCACTGCTTCAACATCATAATCTCTGATTGTACCATCATTATTAACACCACCCATACCTGCTGGTACAGTGTACTTGTATGTTGCTGTGTTGTTAACAACTTTTACCTGTACGTTTTTGCCTTTGTTGTCTTTTATTGTTTTGCCGTTTACCTTGAATATTACCTTTGTAGCTGTGCTCATTGCGGTCTTGTTCTTGGTGTTTGGTGTTGTATCGGTTAGTTTTGCTGTGAATTTGATTGTATTGTATTGTTTCTGTGTTCTAGGACTGGTTGTTACTGTTATTTTAGCGTTTCGTTTCTTGATTTGTGCGGTTACTGTGCTGCTTTTTGCTTCTTCGTACTTGTATGTTCCACTGTAGGATGCGGTTATGTTTTTAGTGTTACGTAGGTATAGGTCTGCATTAATTGTTGCAGTTACAATACCATTTTCTACTTTGAACTTCATTACAGGGGCATTGCTGTCGAATCTGCCATCATTTCTTAGTGTTTTACCGTTTAGTTTGAACACTAGGTTTCCACCATTCACAGGATTACCTTTAGTATCAAGTACGTGTGCTGTTAGTATAATGTTTTCGCCTATTATTCCATTTACTGGGTCTACTGTTACTGTTACATTGTTTTTGGTGGTTGTTATGCTTACTGTTGTGCTTGCTGGCTTGTAGTTATTGTTTCCAGGGTATGTTACTGTTATTTTCTCTGTTCCTGCTTTGGTTTTTACTGGTATGATTGCTACTCCGTTTTCATCTGTTGTAGCATTGCCTATTTTTTCGCCTTTACTGTTTGTTATTGTGATTGGTGCGTTACTTATTGGTGTGCCTAGTTTGTTGTCTATTGTCACTGTTACTTTGTTGTCATCTACACTTCCATTTTCAGGTATTGCTGTTATTACACTTGTTTTATTCATTTCATCTATGATCTTTGGATAGTCAGGTTCTATTGTAAACGCTTTTGTCTGTGAATCTCCTATTATTTTTTTATCACTAGGGATTGTTGCCGTGATTTTTGCATTTCCTGGTGGTGTTGTTGTATCAGTAATAATTATTTTACCCTCTGAGTTGGTTGTTTTATTGGATTTTGTTCCATCAGGTAATGTTATTTCCACTGTCTGGCCAGGTAATGCTTCACCATTGTCATCTGTTACTGTTACTTCTACTTGAACATTTCCTTCGGTGTCATTAAGTACATCTATGCTTATTTGTGCTTCTGGCTTAATAGTTATCCGGGTGGTTGTACTTGATGGGTTGTACGTATCATTACCAATGTATGTTACATTTAAGGTGTATGTTCCGCTTGGAAGAGTTGATATGCTAACGGTTGTAGTGTCCTTTATCTTCTGTGCTGTTACTATTTCACCTTCTTCATCGTATATGATTAATGTTCCGCTTGTAATCTTTTTACCATCTTTTCCGTTTACTTCCACGTTAAATGTTACTTTTCCATCTATTGTTTCTGGTGTTGTTGCTGTGGTTGTTGTGTTTATCTTGGTTGCATGGAATATTGTGTCGTTTTCGCTGGTGAGGTGTGTTGTGTTTCCAGCAAATAATGCTATCACATAGTTATTTCCGAGATTTGTTGGAACGTAGCTGAAGCTGAATTCTCCGTTTTCATCAGTTTTCACATCATATTCTTCATTGTCTACGAAGATAACCAGGTCTGTGTGAGGCATTATGTTGTCCTGTATGTCTTTTAATGTTCCGTGGATAATTGTTGCCTGTCCTATGAGTGTGTCATTACAGTCTAGTATTATATGTGTTTTTATGTTAACATCAAAGGTTGTCTTATTGCTTAGTAATGGTGATGTTTTTGTTTTGTTTATTTGTACTGTTACATTGTGTGTTCCCAGTGCCTTGGTTGTGTATGTGAATTCATATTCTCCGTTATTGTTTGTTTGTGTGCTGTTAATGTATTCTCCGTCTATGTATAATTCAATGTCTTGATTGTTTAATGTTACTATTTCTCCATTGCTTGTATTAAAGTATGCTCTGCCTTTGATTGTTGTGGTGTTTGACAGTTCAACTGGGCTGGTTGCATTGACAGTTAATATGTAATCATGTGGCATGACGAAGTAGTACGTGTTATTATAGAATGTTTGGGTGTCGTAATATTTGGAACTTTCATTTTGGTCAATTACTACTCGGCATGTAAATGTTTTTTCATCGATAGGGTTTTCAATACGTGTATTGCGTATATTGATGATATCAGATTCACTCCAATCATAGTGAATTACTTCAATGTCTGAGGTAAGATTGTCCTGTTTTCCTTGAGTTTCGTCATTAAGGTATATTGTTGCGTTACCAAAGGTTGGAATGTATCCGTCATCGAATCTTATGTCATCACTCCAAGGATTTGTTGAATTTCTTATTACTATTTGACTGTTTTTAACTATGAAATTGGATGGGTCATTATCATAGAATTCATTGTTTGTCACATCACATCTATATGGGGTATGTCCTTGATAATCGTTTCCGCTTTCTCCGTGTTCAAAGGAGATTACACCATAGTCTATTTTAATATCATATTCTTCACCTACTAGGTTTTCTACTTTATTTGAAATAAACTGGGAATGATTTACTATTAAATGACCAAAGCTGTTCAGTATACCTGGAGCAAGGTTAATTAATATTTTTTCGCCACTCCATTCTTCAACTGATACCTCTTTTACTATAGCTTTATTATTTTCTATTATTGTATTGTCTATTGTTGTTGATTTTACTTGATGGTTAAGTATTATTGTTCTAATATAATCCTCAAGGGATACTTCTGTTGGGCCTATTGGACCATTGTCTGCTATTATGACTGCACCGTAAAGTCCTCCAAGGTTTGAAGTGAAATTACTGTTGTTTATTATCATATTATTCTTCATTTGCCATATTACGGAAGCATAAGTTTCACTAATATTGGCGGTAGAATAATCCAGGTCTGCGGGCAGTCCGTTTCCTTCAAAGTTACTGTTGTTTATTGATAAGGTTGAATTACTGCATATTACAAGGCCCTGTCCGGTGTATTTGTTGTTTACGCTTTTTAAGGTATTGTTATAAAAGTTCACATTATCCAGGGTAACATTTCCATCATAAAGCACTAATGTTGTCGTGTTTGTTCCCTTGTTTGAAGTGAAATTTGTATCTTTTATGGTTAAGTTAGTGTAATCCTTATACTCATAATAAAGATAATAAATGTACCTCTTATCATACACTGTATCGTTAAGTGTTCTGTTAATAAAGGTATATCCCTTATAACTTAACACTCCCTCATTATCTCCAAAGTTATCATGGAAGTTTGAACCTAGTATTTCAGCTTCTCCCAGAGTTTCTATTCTCATAGCACCAGTTGCACTTGTAACACCTAATGTTTCATCGTATCCTCCGTTAGAGTCAAATTCTGTGCCGATCACTTTTAATGTAGTGTTAACAAAACCATAATAGTCTACAGCTGCCGCATCATCACCCCAGTTTTCACGGTAAGTGTTATTGGCTAGGGTCATGTTTCCGTTATTGAAAGTGTTTAATGCACCAGCATAGTACACTGCTTTATTGGATTCAAACAATGTGTTTTCAACTATTAATGATCCCATGTTGCTTGCCATTATTGCCCCGTATGCTCCAGTGTTTGAAGTGAATTCTGAATTATTAATAACTGTATTGTATGATTTTACTATGCTTAATACTGCAGCATCCAATGCATTTGTGTTTCCATTGGAATCAAATTTTGTACCATTGATTAATAGGTTACTGTTTTCATTTTCAGTATCATAGTAGATGATACCTGTGTAGTCTGCATGGTTTTCTTTGAATGTTGAACCAGTTATTGTGGTGTTACCATTTGTTTCTATGTATAATGCTCCTCCGAATGCAATTGTTTCACCTTTATCGTTAACGGCATTCTTTTCAAATGTTGTGTTGTCAATGATTAACTTTGAACCTTCATCGTCATTATAACATATTGCTCCACCATTTATAGCATAGTTTGATGAGAAATACGAGTTATTCACAGTTAAATTAGTGTTATTAACATATATTGCCCCACCATATGATAAACTGCTGTTTAAAGTGTTGCCCGTAAATCGTGTATTGTTAATGTTAACATTTGCGTACTCAGCATATATTGCTCCACCTGTTTCATCGGAGTTAACACTCTCAGCACGGTTTTTCTCGAATGTGGAGTTGTCTATGTTTAATGCTGCTTCATCAACAAGGATAATGTTAATCTCTTCTGGCAAGTGTTCTACTTCGTCTCGGGTAAGTGAGTAATATCCAATTGTTCCACTAGTTTTTGCTGCATTGTTTAAGAATTTGGAATTTGTTATATTGTTAACACCGTATCCTTGCAGTACTAATGCACTATAAGATTTTGCAGAGTTAGATTCAAATACTGTGTTATTTATGTCAACATATCCGAATGATTGGATAGAAACTGCGCCATCTGCTCTTGCTCGGCCACTTTCTTCTTCATCACTCTTGTTTATTTTATTTGACTTGAATGAACAATTATTTATACTGGTATTATTATTAAAATTTATTATGACAAGTGCACTGCTAACCTCAGCAGCATAGTTTGAATTAAACTCTGAATTTTCAATCTTAATATTACCATTTGTTTCAATAGCTACAGCTCCACTTATGGAGATGTTATTATCTTTTTTACCATTAGAAGTAATCATGGTGTTATTCATGTAAAATGAACTTCCCTTAGTTCCAACATACAGGATTGCACTACTTTCATAACCCTTGTTATTATTAAATTCTGAATTAAGTATGGTTACATTTGAGGTATACTCAGGATTTTCATTAAAGAATGCATTATTTGCATCTAATCCGAGTGGGAAAACAGTTAATCCTGTAGCCTGATTGTTTAATAAATGAGTATTATTTAATAATACTGTTCCCTGGTTTAACTGTATCACACCATCATACATAATTATCTGAAGCATATCATTGTCGGTCACTGTTTGTTTTTCAAGACAATTTTGTATTGTAACATTGTTTACAACTAAATTACATGACTGGTTAATGTAAAGGAATGTGTGTAATCCATCACCATCAATTATTCTGCCATTACCATTTATGGTAAGATTTTTTATGTTCTTGTTCACTATTATTCTATTTGTGATAGTGTATTTTTCATCACCGTCTAATGATACTGTGACTGTTTCATCACTTTCTTCATTTGTCAGTGTATTGTATAAATCATCATAGTTGTTAACACTATGTGAAGATTCCTTTGTATTAGTTTGTTTAGTTTTATTAATTCTTTTCACGGGTGTTTCCTGTGCCAATTTTGTTTCCTGTGCCATGTTTTCAGTGAATGTGTCAGTGTTTTCTGTGCTGGTAAAATCTGTGTTAATATTGCTTGTCGTGTTATCTGTTTGTGTGTCTGTAGCATTCACGGCACTTAAACCAATAACAAATAATAAAACTAATACACTGAATATTAATTTCTTATGTGTCAAAAACATCATACTCCTCCTATCATTTTTTTTTCAGAGTAAATTTTTCTATTATCTTTTATTTCTTCAGTAACACATATTTTTTTAGGTTAATGATGAATATATTATCTTACTTAAATTATAAGATAATTCTAATAAAACAATTTACTATGATTAATATTTTAGTATTTCATCTTAATAAATGTAAATATAATATTAATATCACATTATATTATAAATTATTCATATTTTTCTATAAAATAAATAAACGGAACAACAATTGCCTTAAAATTAAAAAAAATTTCATTTCAGTATAAAATAATAAGCATATACCTTATTTCAAATCACAGTTCATCAAAAAAAGGGTTAAAAAGGAGGAGGTTAAGATGTAGTTAAAACACAGGATAAACCTATGCTTTAACAATATTACTTGTTTCGTTACGAGCTCCAAGATATGCCTGACGAGCACCAGTCACGATCATAACACTCTTAACAGTAATATCCTTACCTATCTGGATATTCTTAAGACTTATTTTACCATCAGTGACCTGGAAGTTCTGTGTCTTACCAGTACTAGGGTTAACATAACTTTTACCATTAATCTTAATGTTCACCTGATTGGTTCCTATCACATTCTTACCCTTATAGTCTTTGATAGTTGCCTGTACATTTAGAACATTTTTGTTGTTGATGCTTGTCTTTGCTATGTTGATTGTCACAGGACTTCTCTCTACATTGAATGTAGCAGTGTCTCTAGTGTCAGGATAGTAAGTGTCACTAACCAGTACAGCTTCTACACTGTAGTCACGTACTTTACCATCATTAGTCACACCACCCATACCAGCAGGTACAGTGTACTTGTAAGTTGCAACATTTTTACTGTTAACTTTAACCTGTACATTATTACCTTTAGCATCTTTTAATGTTTTACCATTAATTTTAAACAATACCTTTGTACCGGTATGCATCATGGTAGTGTTCTTAAATCCTGGCGTTTTATCAGTTAATTTTGCTGTTAAAGCAATTACTTGATACTGTTTCTGTGTACCAGGACTTGTAGTAACAGTTATTTGAGCGTTACGTTTCTTGATCTGTGCAGTGACAGTACTGCTTTTTGCCTCATTATACTTGTAACTTCCACTGTAAGATGCTGTTAAGTTTTTAGCATTACGCAGGTAAAGATCAGCATTAATTGTCACAGTTACTAATCCATTTTTAACCGTGAATTTCCATGCACTTGCTGTGCTGTTGAAACTTCCATCACTTCTTAGTGTCTTACCGTTTAGTTTGAACACAAGGTTTCCACCATTCACAGGATTGCCCTTAGTGTCAAGTACGTGTGCGGTTAATGTGATTTTTTCGCCAATAACACCATTTACTGGGTCTACTGTTACTGTCACATTGTTTTTTGCTGTTTTCATTGTTACTGTTGTTTCTGCTGGCGTGTATTTACTATTTCCGAGGTAACTTACTGTGATGTTTTCTGTTCCTGCTTTGGTGGTTACTGGTATTACTGCAATACCTTTGTTATCTGTGGTTGCGTTACCAATTATTTCGCCTTTACTGTTTTTCACTGTTATTGGTGCGTTACTTATTGGTGTTCCCATCTTATTATCTAGGGTTACTGTTACTTTTGAATCATCAACTGTTCCTTCTTCAGGTATTGCTGTTATTACGCTTGTTTTTTCTAGTTCATCTAGTATTTTCTGGTAGTCTGGTTCTATTGTGAATTGTTGTGTTTTGTTGTTTCCGGTTATATCGGCTGTGTCTGGTACTTTTACTGTTATGTTGGTTTTTCCTTCTGGTGTAGTAGTATCAGTTATTTTTATTTTGCCGTCTTTGTCTGTGGTCATGTTGGTTTTTGTACCATTAGGTAATGTTACTTCCACTGTCTGATCTTTTAATGGTTCACCTTTCTCATCAGTTACTGTTACTTCTATTTCAACGTTTCCTACAGTATCATTCAGGACATCAATGTCGATTTGTGCTTCTGCTTTTTTGGTTACGTTGAATGTGGCGTGGTTGAAGCTGTCCTTGTGTGTGTCGTTTCCTTCAAAGAATACTTCCACATAGTTTGCTCCATCATACTTGGTGGTGTAGTTGTATGTGAATTCACCATTAGCATTTGTTGTTAGGTCTACTTCTTCATCGTCAATGAAAACAATTACCTGTGCATTTGGTACGTTGTTACCTTTTTCATCAACTAGTTTACCTTTGATGGTTGTTTGTTTTCCTATGGTGGTGTTTGCTGCTGATACTGTGACTGTTGTGTTGATTTTTTCAACGCTGAATATTGTTGAATTTATTACGTTTGTATGTGCATAGTCTCCATCATAGAATGCTAGGACATAGTTGTCTCCTGTTTTATTTAGTTCGCATTCGTATACATAAACTCCATCAGGGCCAGTGGTTATGTTAACTTCCTTGTTGTCAATGTAGAATGTTATGTTTGCTTCTGGTATTGGGTCTCCATCTTTATCTGTGAGATTGAATGTTATGTTGGTTTTTTCACCAATCTTAGTAGGGCTTGCAGTTATATTAAGTACACTTTCCCTGATTACTACTGTGAAGTTTGTATTATTAGTTAATCTTGGTAGGTATATTGTCTTGTTAAATGTTACCTGTACATCATGTGTGCCGATTACATCACCAGTGTAGTTGAATTCGTATTCACCGTTACTGTCTGTGTTTGTGGTTGCTATGTATGTGCCGTTAATGTAGAGGTCAACTGGTTTGTCAATGAACACTACTTCTTTGCCTTCGTTATCTGTGAAGTTTACTTTACCTTTGATTGTGGTGTTGTCTCCTACTTTTATAGGAGTGGTTGCATTTACGCTTATTGCATAATCATGAGGTATTATGAAGTAGTATGTGTTATTGATGAAGTCCTGTTGGTCGTAGTATTGTGAGCCCGGTGTTTGTGTGATAACTAGTTTGTACACGTAATGATCATCTGTTATGTTTAAGCCATCAACGTATACTTTACGTATTTTAGGGTTTCCTTGTTCATCTGTTATGTTTTCGGATTTTAACTGGTATTGTGTTCCTTCACTGCTTTCATCAACATATACCATTACAGTAGCATTGGTAGGTATATAACCATCAAACATTAACTCAAACCTTTCTTCTCCCTGAGACATTTCATAATATGAGTAATTTAATATTACTTGGCTGTTGTTTACTATGAAGTTAGCAGGAGTATTTTCTATGAAAACACAATTAGTGATATTACACTTATTATCATCATCATTATTAAAGTAGATAACTCCTGTATTCTTCTCTTCTTCCATGAATTCAGGATTAATTAGTGATGTGTCTATTTTATTGTAAAGGAATATTGTGTTGTCAATATTTGCACTACCACTAATAAGTAAAATATATCCTTCAGATTCTATTTTCTCTTCCTCACAAGTTACTAGTATGTTGTCTTTAAATGCAGTGTGGTTTAGGATGAAAGTACCTTTATCGTATGATTGATAAGTACTAGAATACGTTATGATTCCACCTTCAAGTCCATATCCACGGTTGGATGTGAAATTAGTGTAATCAATACTTAACCTATTATTACCATTACCACTGAAATAGATTAATCCACCTTCAACTGCTATTTGTTCACCAATATCCTCCCGGGTTAAGTTG
It encodes:
- a CDS encoding Ig-like domain-containing protein, which encodes MTHKKLIFSVLVLLFVIGLSAVNATDTQTDNTTSNINTDFTSTENTDTFTENMAQETKLAQETPVKRINKTKQTNTKESSHSVNNYDDLYNTLTNEESDETVTVSLDGDEKYTITNRIIVNKNIKNLTINGNGRIIDGDGLHTFLYINQSCNLVVNNVTIQNCLEKQTVTDNDMLQIIMYDGVIQLNQGTVLLNNTHLLNNQATGLTVFPLGLDANNAFFNENPEYTSNVTILNSEFNNNKGYESSAILYVGTKGSSFYMNNTMITSNGKKDNNISISGAVAIETNGNIKIENSEFNSNYAAEVSSALVIINFNNNTSINNCSFKSNKINKSDEEESGRARADGAVSIQSFGYVDINNTVFESNSAKSYSALVLQGYGVNNITNSKFLNNAAKTSGTIGYYSLTRDEVEHLPEEINIILVDEAALNIDNSTFEKNRAESVNSDETGGAIYAEYANVNINNTRFTGNTLNSSLSYGGAIYVNNTNLTVNNSYFSSNYAINGGAICYNDDEGSKLIIDNTTFEKNAVNDKGETIAFGGALYIETNGNTTITGSTFKENHADYTGIIYYDTENENSNLLINGTKFDSNGNTNALDAAVLSIVKSYNTVINNSEFTSNTGAYGAIMASNMGSLIVENTLFESNKAVYYAGALNTFNNGNMTLANNTYRENWGDDAAAVDYYGFVNTTLKVIGTEFDSNGGYDETLGVTSATGAMRIETLGEAEILGSNFHDNFGDNEGVLSYKGYTFINRTLNDTVYDKRYIYYLYYEYKDYTNLTIKDTNFTSNKGTNTTTLVLYDGNVTLDNVNFYNNTLKSVNNKYTGQGLVICSNSTLSINNSNFEGNGLPADLDYSTANISETYASVIWQMKNNMIINNSNFTSNLGGLYGAVIIADNGPIGPTEVSLEDYIRTIILNHQVKSTTIDNTIIENNKAIVKEVSVEEWSGEKILINLAPGILNSFGHLIVNHSQFISNKVENLVGEEYDIKIDYGVISFEHGESGNDYQGHTPYRCDVTNNEFYDNDPSNFIVKNSQIVIRNSTNPWSDDIRFDDGYIPTFGNATIYLNDETQGKQDNLTSDIEVIHYDWSESDIINIRNTRIENPIDEKTFTCRVVIDQNESSKYYDTQTFYNNTYYFVMPHDYILTVNATSPVELSNTTTIKGRAYFNTSNGEIVTLNNQDIELYIDGEYINSTQTNNNGEYEFTYTTKALGTHNVTVQINKTKTSPLLSNKTTFDVNIKTHIILDCNDTLIGQATIIHGTLKDIQDNIMPHTDLVIFVDNEEYDVKTDENGEFSFSYVPTNLGNNYVIALFAGNTTHLTSENDTIFHATKINTTTTATTPETIDGKVTFNVEVNGKDGKKITSGTLIIYDEEGEIVTAQKIKDTTTVSISTLPSGTYTLNVTYIGNDTYNPSSTTTRITIKPEAQISIDVLNDTEGNVQVEVTVTDDNGEALPGQTVEITLPDGTKSNKTTNSEGKIIITDTTTPPGNAKITATIPSDKKIIGDSQTKAFTIEPDYPKIIDEMNKTSVITAIPENGSVDDNKVTVTIDNKLGTPISNAPITITNSKGEKIGNATTDENGVAIIPVKTKAGTEKITVTYPGNNNYKPASTTVSITTTKNNVTVTVDPVNGIIGENIILTAHVLDTKGNPVNGGNLVFKLNGKTLRNDGRFDSNAPVMKFKVENGIVTATINADLYLRNTKNITASYSGTYKYEEAKSSTVTAQIKKRNAKITVTTSPRTQKQYNTIKFTAKLTDTTPNTKNKTAMSTATKVIFKVNGKTIKDNKGKNVQVKVVNNTATYKYTVPAGMGGVNNDGTIRDYDVEAVLVSDTYYPDTRDTGVFHVERSPVTINIAKTSVNSKNVLSVQATIKDYKGKNVIGTNQVNIKINGRSYVNPSTGKTQNFQVTDGKINLKNIQLDKTIKVKSVMIVTGDRQAYLGARNETSKIVKV